Proteins from one Bombus pyrosoma isolate SC7728 linkage group LG16, ASM1482585v1, whole genome shotgun sequence genomic window:
- the LOC122576329 gene encoding putative protein kinase C delta type homolog isoform X1: MMFTGGAHAKRRNAGGGSGRKSSADGRSPRAGRSPQARMSPQARVGAEGYTYRTRIPVLNPTDLPPTTSTGKTYVYKTRVPRRDIAAASVSPAREKNNIGGAITKRRGAVKHNKVHVVRGHKLVAKFFRQPTFCAFCKDFLWGFGKQGYQCQGKYYIPDSTFSDCTGHVVPLLIFHSCVSACQTAVHKKCHDKLLTKCPESGRESENTIVSASALYNFTVQATNFL, encoded by the exons ATGATGTTCACCGGTGGTGCTCACGCGAAGAGGCGCAACGCAGGCGGTGGTTCAGGCCGGAAGTCCTCCGCGGACGGTAGAAGCCCACGAGCTGGAAGAAGTCCGCAGGCTCGTATGAGCCCGCAGGCACGCGTGGGCGCGGAAGGATACACTTACAG AACCAGAATTCCAGTACTAAATCCAACGGATCTACCACCGACAACGTCCACAGGgaaaacatatgtatataaaaccAGGGTTCCCCGACGGGATATCGCGGCTGCATCTGTGTCTCCTGCACGAGAAAAAAACAACATTGGAGGAGCAATTACTAAAAGAAGAGGAGCAGTAAAACATAACAAGGTGCACGTGGTTCGAGGTCACAAACTAGTTGCAAAATTCTTCAGACAACCGACCTTCTGCGCCTTTTGCAAGGATTTCCTTTG GGGATTCGGAAAGCAAGGGTATCAATGCCAAGGTAAATATTATATCCCAGACAGTACTTTTTCTGACTGTACCGGCCACGTTGTACCTCTATTAATATTCCATTCCTGCGTTTCAGCCTGCCAAACAGCGGTACACAAGAAGTGTCATGATAAATTGTTAACCAAGTGCCCGGAAAGTGGCAGGGAGTCCGAAAACACGATAGTAAGTGCATCCGCT
- the LOC122576329 gene encoding putative protein kinase C delta type homolog isoform X2, translated as MMFTGGAHAKRRNAGGGSGRKSSADGRSPRAGRSPQARMSPQARVGAEGYTYRTRIPVLNPTDLPPTTSTGKTYVYKTRVPRRDIAAASVSPAREKNNIGGAITKRRGAVKHNKVHVVRGHKLVAKFFRQPTFCAFCKDFLWGFGKQGYQCQACQTAVHKKCHDKLLTKCPESGRESENTIVSASALYNFTVQATNFL; from the exons ATGATGTTCACCGGTGGTGCTCACGCGAAGAGGCGCAACGCAGGCGGTGGTTCAGGCCGGAAGTCCTCCGCGGACGGTAGAAGCCCACGAGCTGGAAGAAGTCCGCAGGCTCGTATGAGCCCGCAGGCACGCGTGGGCGCGGAAGGATACACTTACAG AACCAGAATTCCAGTACTAAATCCAACGGATCTACCACCGACAACGTCCACAGGgaaaacatatgtatataaaaccAGGGTTCCCCGACGGGATATCGCGGCTGCATCTGTGTCTCCTGCACGAGAAAAAAACAACATTGGAGGAGCAATTACTAAAAGAAGAGGAGCAGTAAAACATAACAAGGTGCACGTGGTTCGAGGTCACAAACTAGTTGCAAAATTCTTCAGACAACCGACCTTCTGCGCCTTTTGCAAGGATTTCCTTTG GGGATTCGGAAAGCAAGGGTATCAATGCCAAG CCTGCCAAACAGCGGTACACAAGAAGTGTCATGATAAATTGTTAACCAAGTGCCCGGAAAGTGGCAGGGAGTCCGAAAACACGATAGTAAGTGCATCCGCT
- the LOC122576323 gene encoding ran-binding protein 3 isoform X1, which translates to MADCKENKEETNRPSYVLKVDPPQESPGDSPDNSNSEEMESSSTENNTKESPSSSTKPVLAASKFRTTFGCSDSIKNLVEERKSSTLWSSKLSTVTNSQPTTKVYLQPAKFQNPFAKATDSLLDEKKNKEKENNKTETKADKNEEKDDKSEKKNDNSEVGETKAIESKSEVKDAKKEDKPIEEVKPTFLLLGTSTKDSVNTTITPCASEPNFVFGQNLQERVMIANDAENSDKTEDKEKKEKKEENTNANGSTELLFSSASAACRTTSKSNLTLTEAAQKLEEANRANKRKYSQVTPVTGEEGETNVLQINCKFFAFDKASGGWQERGRGTLRLNDRDEESRLVGRTAGTQRLIMNTKVWPGMIAERAALKSLRLTAMDVQGSIRIFIIQAAPKEVEQLHDLLEERLIRAQLRQPKKLATDQ; encoded by the exons ATGGCGGACTGCAAGG aaaataaagaagagacGAATCGACCATCCTATGTTTTAAAGGTAGATCCACCACAAGAGTCACCAGGGGATTCACCTGATAATTCCAACAGTG AAGAAATGGAGAGCTCATCAACAGAAAATAATACCAAGGAATCACCCTCGAGTTCTACCAAGCCAGTGTTAGCTGCGTCAAAGTTTAGAACAACATTTGGGTGTAGTGATTCTATCAAGAACTTAGTTGAGGAAAGAAAGTCATCTACGTTATGGTCCTCCAAATTGAGCACAGTGACAAACAGTCAGCCTACTACTAAAGTATATCTACAACCAGCTAAGTTTCAGAATCCATTTGCAAAAGCCACAGATTCATTAttagatgaaaagaaaaataaggaaaaggaaaataataaaacagaaacaaaGGCAGataagaacgaagaaaaggatGATAagagtgaaaagaaaaatgataatagcGAAGTAGGAGAAACTAAAGCAATAGAAAGTAAAAGTGAAGTAAAAGACGCTAAAAAGGAAGACAAGCCAATTGAGGAAGTGAAGCCCACCTTCCTGTTGCTAGGCACAAGCACAAAAGATAGTGTAAATACTACAATAACGCCTTGTGCATCAGAACCAAACTTTGTATTTGGTCAAAACTTACAGGAACGCGTTATGATCGCGAATGATGCAGAAAATTCTGACAAAACAGAAGacaaggagaaaaaggaaaaaaaggaggaaaacaCAAATGCAAATGGTTCCACAGAGCTTCTCTTTTCCAGTGCATCAGCAGCATGCCGTACTACCTCCAAATCAAATCTAACATTAACCGAAGCTGCtcaaaaattagaagaagCAAACCGTGCTAATAAGAGGAAGTATAGTCAAGTAACGCCAGTAACTGGTGAAGAAGGAGAGACAAATGTTCTTCAGATTAACTGTAAATTCTTTGCGTTTGACAAG GCTAGTGGCGGATGGCAAGAAAGAGGTAGAGGTACTTTAAGGCTAAACGACCGCGACGAAGAATCTCGATTAGTGGGACGCACTGCAGGAACGCAGAGATTAATTATGAACACAAAAGTATGGCCAGGAATGATCGCGGAACGAGCTGCACTTAAATCATTAAGACTAACGGCGATGGATGTTCAAGGAAGTATCAGAATCTTCATTATTCAAGCAGCGCCAAAGGAAGTGGAACAACTCCATGATTTGTTGGAAGAGCGGCTAATACGCGCACAGCTACGCCAACCCAAGAAATTAGCTACTGACCAGTGA
- the LOC122576323 gene encoding ran-binding protein 3 isoform X2 gives MADCKENKEETNRPSYVLKVDPPQESPGDSPDNSNSEMESSSTENNTKESPSSSTKPVLAASKFRTTFGCSDSIKNLVEERKSSTLWSSKLSTVTNSQPTTKVYLQPAKFQNPFAKATDSLLDEKKNKEKENNKTETKADKNEEKDDKSEKKNDNSEVGETKAIESKSEVKDAKKEDKPIEEVKPTFLLLGTSTKDSVNTTITPCASEPNFVFGQNLQERVMIANDAENSDKTEDKEKKEKKEENTNANGSTELLFSSASAACRTTSKSNLTLTEAAQKLEEANRANKRKYSQVTPVTGEEGETNVLQINCKFFAFDKASGGWQERGRGTLRLNDRDEESRLVGRTAGTQRLIMNTKVWPGMIAERAALKSLRLTAMDVQGSIRIFIIQAAPKEVEQLHDLLEERLIRAQLRQPKKLATDQ, from the exons ATGGCGGACTGCAAGG aaaataaagaagagacGAATCGACCATCCTATGTTTTAAAGGTAGATCCACCACAAGAGTCACCAGGGGATTCACCTGATAATTCCAACAGTG AAATGGAGAGCTCATCAACAGAAAATAATACCAAGGAATCACCCTCGAGTTCTACCAAGCCAGTGTTAGCTGCGTCAAAGTTTAGAACAACATTTGGGTGTAGTGATTCTATCAAGAACTTAGTTGAGGAAAGAAAGTCATCTACGTTATGGTCCTCCAAATTGAGCACAGTGACAAACAGTCAGCCTACTACTAAAGTATATCTACAACCAGCTAAGTTTCAGAATCCATTTGCAAAAGCCACAGATTCATTAttagatgaaaagaaaaataaggaaaaggaaaataataaaacagaaacaaaGGCAGataagaacgaagaaaaggatGATAagagtgaaaagaaaaatgataatagcGAAGTAGGAGAAACTAAAGCAATAGAAAGTAAAAGTGAAGTAAAAGACGCTAAAAAGGAAGACAAGCCAATTGAGGAAGTGAAGCCCACCTTCCTGTTGCTAGGCACAAGCACAAAAGATAGTGTAAATACTACAATAACGCCTTGTGCATCAGAACCAAACTTTGTATTTGGTCAAAACTTACAGGAACGCGTTATGATCGCGAATGATGCAGAAAATTCTGACAAAACAGAAGacaaggagaaaaaggaaaaaaaggaggaaaacaCAAATGCAAATGGTTCCACAGAGCTTCTCTTTTCCAGTGCATCAGCAGCATGCCGTACTACCTCCAAATCAAATCTAACATTAACCGAAGCTGCtcaaaaattagaagaagCAAACCGTGCTAATAAGAGGAAGTATAGTCAAGTAACGCCAGTAACTGGTGAAGAAGGAGAGACAAATGTTCTTCAGATTAACTGTAAATTCTTTGCGTTTGACAAG GCTAGTGGCGGATGGCAAGAAAGAGGTAGAGGTACTTTAAGGCTAAACGACCGCGACGAAGAATCTCGATTAGTGGGACGCACTGCAGGAACGCAGAGATTAATTATGAACACAAAAGTATGGCCAGGAATGATCGCGGAACGAGCTGCACTTAAATCATTAAGACTAACGGCGATGGATGTTCAAGGAAGTATCAGAATCTTCATTATTCAAGCAGCGCCAAAGGAAGTGGAACAACTCCATGATTTGTTGGAAGAGCGGCTAATACGCGCACAGCTACGCCAACCCAAGAAATTAGCTACTGACCAGTGA